From a region of the Paraburkholderia hospita genome:
- a CDS encoding O-linked N-acetylglucosamine transferase, SPINDLY family protein, with product MTDFNQNQNGSWQRIPTPANLGAASQPQAAPDAAAQAQVASMLQTAVEHHEAERFDEAETLYRQILAIDPNHADAMHLLGLIAHEFGQYQTACDLIMAAITRNPQAFYYYNLGNVMQANNRPAAAAECFRQALVLQPEYVDAHNNLGNAQRALKDHHGAVQSFCQAINLKPDHARAYNNLANTLMELDELDAAIEAWRNAIALRPDFAEPRSNLLFALNYQQQTTPQAYLEEALRFGEAMEARAQPFTTWLVDAGSRADRPLRVGIVSGDLKKHPVGYFIESVLANLDSSRVHLVAYPTRDVEDELTARIKPSFAAWTSLAGVSDEAAAQRIRNDGIDILIDASGHSTHNRLPLFAWKPAPVQVSWPGYFASTGVRAIDYILGDAHVLPEAEEAHFVEKPWRLPDSYLCFTPPADPVETGTLPMLANGHITFGYFGNVTKVTDHVVGVWSTLLQKVPGATLFLKSGQFDDAHVRDSFVRRFAMRGVPASRLIIEGRSARDAYLAAYRRVDMMLSPFPYGGGTTTAEAFWMGVPVLVRQGDRFVTHIAETMCHTAGLADWIAADDAAYVDKAVAFAADRERLSALRGGLRAQLLASPLCDAKRFARNLEGALHGMWEQRVAQVAEAAQ from the coding sequence AATCAGAATCAGAACGGCTCGTGGCAGCGCATTCCGACGCCTGCCAACCTCGGTGCGGCGTCGCAGCCGCAAGCCGCGCCCGACGCGGCAGCGCAGGCGCAGGTCGCGTCGATGCTGCAAACGGCCGTCGAGCATCACGAGGCCGAGCGCTTCGACGAAGCGGAAACGCTGTATCGCCAGATTCTCGCGATCGATCCGAATCACGCTGACGCGATGCATCTGCTCGGGCTGATCGCGCACGAGTTCGGCCAGTACCAGACGGCCTGCGATCTGATCATGGCGGCCATCACGCGCAATCCGCAGGCGTTCTATTACTACAACCTCGGCAACGTGATGCAGGCCAACAACCGGCCGGCCGCTGCCGCCGAATGTTTCCGTCAGGCGCTCGTGCTGCAGCCGGAATACGTCGACGCGCACAACAACCTCGGCAACGCGCAGCGCGCGCTGAAGGATCATCACGGCGCCGTGCAGTCGTTCTGCCAGGCCATCAACCTCAAGCCGGATCACGCGCGCGCGTACAACAATCTCGCGAACACGCTGATGGAACTCGACGAGCTCGACGCGGCCATCGAAGCGTGGCGCAACGCGATCGCGCTGCGCCCGGATTTCGCGGAGCCACGCAGCAACCTGCTGTTCGCGCTGAACTATCAGCAGCAGACCACGCCGCAAGCGTATCTGGAAGAAGCGCTGCGCTTCGGCGAAGCAATGGAGGCGCGCGCGCAGCCGTTCACGACGTGGCTCGTCGACGCGGGCTCGCGCGCGGACCGTCCGCTGCGCGTCGGCATCGTGTCCGGCGATCTGAAGAAGCACCCTGTCGGTTACTTCATCGAAAGCGTGCTCGCGAACCTGGATTCGTCGCGCGTGCATCTGGTCGCCTACCCGACGCGCGATGTCGAAGACGAATTGACGGCGCGTATCAAGCCGTCGTTTGCCGCGTGGACCAGCCTCGCCGGTGTCAGCGACGAAGCGGCCGCGCAGCGCATCCGCAACGACGGCATCGACATTCTGATCGACGCATCGGGCCACAGCACGCACAACCGTCTGCCGCTTTTCGCATGGAAGCCGGCGCCCGTGCAGGTCAGCTGGCCGGGATACTTCGCGAGCACGGGCGTGCGCGCGATCGACTACATCCTCGGCGACGCGCATGTGCTGCCCGAAGCGGAAGAAGCGCATTTCGTCGAAAAGCCGTGGCGTTTGCCGGACAGCTATCTGTGCTTCACGCCGCCCGCCGATCCCGTCGAAACGGGCACGCTGCCGATGCTTGCGAACGGTCACATCACGTTCGGCTACTTCGGCAACGTGACGAAGGTCACGGATCATGTCGTCGGCGTGTGGTCGACGCTGCTTCAGAAAGTACCCGGCGCGACGCTGTTCCTCAAGTCCGGCCAGTTCGACGACGCGCACGTGCGCGATTCATTCGTGCGCCGCTTCGCGATGCGCGGCGTTCCGGCGTCGCGGCTGATTATCGAAGGGCGCTCGGCGCGCGACGCGTACCTCGCCGCCTACCGCCGTGTCGACATGATGCTGAGCCCGTTCCCGTACGGCGGCGGCACGACGACGGCCGAAGCGTTCTGGATGGGCGTGCCCGTGCTGGTTCGCCAGGGCGATCGCTTCGTCACGCACATTGCGGAAACGATGTGCCACACGGCAGGCCTCGCCGACTGGATCGCCGCTGACGATGCCGCTTATGTCGACAAAGCCGTCGCCTTTGCCGCGGACCGCGAACGGCTGTCCGCGCTGCGCGGCGGTCTGCGTGCGCAACTGCTCGCCTCGCCGCTGTGCGACGCGAAGCGTTTCGCGCGCAACCTGGAAGGCGCGCTGCACGGCATGTGGGAACAGCGCGTCGCGCAGGTCGCGGAGGCGGCGCAGTGA
- a CDS encoding tetratricopeptide repeat protein → MHDIPSLLNAALAHHQAGRLTDAQALYDAILQSEPAQSDALHFSGLLACQTNREDAGIALMHASIAANPNAVYYNNLGNVLLGRRQFGEAIEGYRHAVTLRPDYAEAHNNLGNALRAAGDANASMLSCARAIELRPGYAEAYNNLGNALRDLGDLDNAVLAYGKAVSFRPDYADAFSNLARAQAGRGNADESIAAFRRAIALDPNRVDSQDSLATLLHASGDADAAIAVLQRAAQLDPADAARHRKLAQWLGGRERWDEAAQALTSAVERVPSDASGYLELGDAYHQGDKLDAAILCYQTATELAPHDGHAHHRLAVALLKQRRADEALKSAQKAVALEPHSAVPHVNLGDVLSVLGDAEGAIASYRRGIALDGEMELAHNRLLFDLATHAPTPPSVTLAAARDFGARMAARARRCEHPAPRNDGRKVRIGFVSGDLQLHPVGIFIESVMEHFADGSFDLIAYSTRAKEDDITARLKQRFTAWRSLVNVPDDQAVRMIRDDRIDILVDLSGHTVHNRLPVFAWKPAPVQVSWLGYFGTTGLNEIDYVLGDPHVLPVDEASHYVEKTWQLPDSYLCFTPPKDDVTVGPLPMTLNGHVTFGYFGKLVKITPNVIVEWSRILRAVPGAKLMMKSHELGAEHARVSTMEKFAAQGIDASHLILEGGSPRHEYLASYNRVDIMLSPFPYPGGTTTAEALWMGTPVVALKGDRFVTHICESVLSAAGLAEWIARDEDEYLALAGAWATQPERLAALRAGLRAQTLASPLCDARRFAKNLKAAFEGMWAQYATPQAA, encoded by the coding sequence ATGCACGACATTCCGAGTCTTTTGAACGCCGCGCTCGCCCACCATCAGGCAGGACGTCTCACCGATGCGCAGGCGCTTTACGACGCCATTCTGCAGAGCGAGCCGGCGCAATCCGACGCACTGCATTTCTCCGGGCTGCTTGCTTGCCAGACGAATCGCGAGGATGCGGGCATCGCGTTGATGCACGCGTCGATTGCCGCGAATCCGAATGCCGTCTACTACAACAATCTCGGCAACGTGCTGCTCGGGCGCCGCCAATTCGGCGAAGCGATTGAAGGCTACCGGCACGCAGTGACGCTGCGCCCAGATTACGCGGAAGCGCACAACAACCTCGGCAACGCGCTGCGCGCTGCTGGCGACGCCAACGCGTCGATGCTGAGCTGCGCGAGGGCAATCGAATTGCGGCCCGGCTATGCGGAGGCCTACAACAATCTCGGCAACGCGCTGAGAGATCTCGGCGATCTCGACAACGCGGTGCTCGCGTATGGGAAAGCCGTGTCGTTCCGGCCCGACTACGCGGACGCGTTCAGCAATCTCGCCCGCGCGCAGGCGGGGCGAGGCAACGCGGATGAGTCGATTGCCGCGTTCCGTCGTGCGATCGCGCTCGATCCGAACCGCGTCGACAGTCAGGACAGTCTCGCGACGCTGCTGCATGCGAGCGGCGACGCGGATGCGGCCATCGCCGTGTTGCAACGCGCCGCGCAACTCGATCCCGCCGATGCCGCACGTCATCGTAAGCTCGCGCAATGGCTGGGTGGCCGCGAGCGCTGGGACGAAGCCGCGCAGGCGCTGACGAGCGCGGTCGAGCGTGTACCCAGCGACGCATCTGGCTATCTGGAACTGGGCGACGCATACCACCAGGGCGACAAACTGGACGCGGCGATCCTCTGTTACCAGACTGCAACCGAACTCGCTCCACACGACGGGCACGCGCACCATCGGCTGGCGGTCGCGCTGCTCAAGCAACGCCGCGCCGATGAAGCGCTCAAAAGCGCGCAAAAAGCCGTTGCGCTGGAACCGCATTCGGCCGTGCCGCACGTGAATCTGGGCGATGTGTTGAGCGTACTCGGCGACGCGGAAGGCGCGATCGCGAGCTATCGGCGCGGCATCGCGCTCGACGGTGAAATGGAACTCGCGCACAACCGGCTGCTGTTCGATCTCGCGACCCACGCGCCGACTCCGCCTTCCGTCACGCTGGCCGCCGCGCGCGACTTCGGCGCGCGTATGGCCGCGCGTGCGCGCCGATGTGAACATCCGGCGCCGCGAAACGATGGGCGCAAGGTGCGCATCGGTTTCGTGTCCGGCGATCTGCAACTGCATCCCGTGGGAATCTTCATCGAATCGGTGATGGAGCATTTCGCGGATGGCAGCTTCGATCTGATCGCCTATTCGACGCGAGCCAAGGAAGACGACATTACCGCGCGCCTGAAACAGCGCTTCACCGCATGGCGCAGCCTCGTGAACGTGCCCGACGATCAGGCCGTGCGAATGATCCGCGACGATCGCATCGACATACTCGTCGACCTCTCGGGCCATACGGTGCATAACCGCTTGCCCGTGTTCGCGTGGAAGCCCGCGCCCGTGCAGGTGAGCTGGCTCGGCTATTTCGGCACGACGGGCTTGAATGAAATCGACTACGTGCTCGGTGATCCGCATGTGCTGCCCGTCGATGAAGCGTCACACTATGTCGAGAAGACGTGGCAGCTGCCCGACAGCTATCTGTGCTTCACGCCGCCCAAAGACGATGTGACAGTCGGCCCGCTGCCGATGACGCTCAATGGCCACGTCACCTTCGGCTATTTCGGCAAGCTCGTGAAGATCACGCCCAACGTGATCGTCGAATGGTCGCGCATTCTGCGTGCGGTGCCGGGCGCGAAGCTGATGATGAAATCGCACGAACTTGGCGCGGAGCATGCGCGGGTTTCGACGATGGAGAAATTTGCCGCGCAGGGCATCGACGCGTCGCATCTGATTCTCGAAGGCGGCTCGCCGCGTCACGAGTATCTCGCGTCGTACAACCGCGTCGACATCATGCTGAGTCCGTTTCCGTACCCGGGCGGCACGACGACGGCGGAAGCGCTGTGGATGGGCACGCCCGTCGTCGCGCTCAAGGGCGATCGGTTCGTCACGCATATCTGCGAGAGCGTGCTGAGCGCGGCGGGACTCGCCGAATGGATTGCGCGCGACGAAGACGAATACCTCGCGCTGGCCGGCGCGTGGGCCACGCAGCCCGAGCGCCTTGCCGCGTTGCGCGCGGGTTTGCGCGCGCAGACGCTCGCGTCGCCGCTGTGCGATGCGCGGCGCTTCGCGAAGAACCTCAAAGCGGCATTCGAAGGCATGTGGGCGCAATACGCCACGCCGCAAGCTGCATGA
- a CDS encoding UDP-glucuronic acid decarboxylase family protein, whose translation MSAQSVLITGGAGFLGSHLCDRLVAAGHDVMCVDNFHTGSKQTIHHLIGKVNFEVIRHDVWLPLYVEADRVFNMACPASPVHYQSDPVSTVKTAVLGAINMLGLAKRCGARILQASTSEVYGDAQQHPQPETYWGNVNPNGPRACYDEGKRCAETLFFDYHRQHGVDIRIARIFNTYGPRMRPDDGRVVSNFIMQALQGEPITLYGDGSQTRSFCYVDDLVEGLMRLMDHEGEPGPFNIGNPSEITIRELAETVLRLTGSRSRIEYRPLPSDDPVQRRPDIAKARQHLDWEPGVMLEDGLKETIAYFKKVVKQ comes from the coding sequence GTGAGCGCACAGTCGGTCCTGATTACGGGCGGCGCGGGGTTTCTCGGCTCGCATCTGTGTGACCGGCTGGTGGCAGCCGGTCACGACGTGATGTGCGTCGACAACTTTCACACAGGCAGCAAGCAGACCATTCACCACCTGATCGGCAAGGTGAATTTCGAAGTGATTCGCCATGACGTGTGGCTGCCGCTGTATGTGGAAGCGGACCGCGTGTTCAACATGGCGTGCCCGGCGAGCCCCGTGCATTACCAGAGCGATCCCGTATCGACGGTGAAGACGGCCGTGCTCGGCGCGATCAATATGCTCGGGCTCGCGAAGCGCTGCGGCGCGCGCATCCTGCAGGCATCGACAAGCGAAGTCTACGGCGACGCGCAGCAGCATCCGCAGCCGGAAACGTATTGGGGCAACGTGAATCCGAACGGCCCGCGCGCGTGCTACGACGAAGGCAAGCGCTGCGCGGAGACGCTGTTCTTCGACTATCACCGGCAGCACGGCGTCGACATTCGTATCGCGCGAATCTTCAATACGTACGGCCCGCGCATGCGTCCCGACGATGGCCGCGTCGTCTCGAACTTCATCATGCAGGCGCTGCAGGGCGAGCCGATCACGCTTTACGGCGACGGCAGCCAGACGCGTTCGTTCTGCTATGTCGACGATCTCGTCGAAGGGCTGATGCGCCTGATGGATCACGAAGGCGAGCCGGGGCCGTTCAACATCGGCAATCCAAGCGAAATCACGATCCGCGAACTGGCGGAAACGGTGCTGCGTCTGACGGGCTCGCGCTCGCGCATCGAATATCGGCCGCTGCCGTCGGACGACCCGGTGCAGCGGCGTCCCGACATCGCGAAGGCCCGCCAGCATCTCGACTGGGAGCCGGGCGTGATGCTCGAAGACGGTCTCAAGGAGACCATCGCGTACTTCAAAAAGGTAGTGAAGCAATGA
- a CDS encoding class I SAM-dependent methyltransferase, whose protein sequence is MSCDLIEAVCPVCSNTVAARFFPAGEQTLATLAWPGSADAAQALPRHAQDFVQCPSCTHVWNHRFEYDAIPYQSNPNRMFNNGSIWKGHLADTRDLVLSRLPDAPNVVEIGCGEGHFVRGLAQARPVGRFIGFDPNVTPETGLGVEFHPRLFEPLADMKAFQPDAVVIRHVLEHLTEPARLVEALAWGAVSTGKDSWLFAEVPCIDRVFDTQRLADFFYEHVSHFTTESFRALMSRAGEIVTLDHGYDGEVVYALVKLAVPAHARSRAEAATRFAARTVTSRATIAQQLSQLSASGKRVAIWGGTGKAAAFIHHFGADAVRFPLVVDSDPGKVGTFVPGTGQRIEFRDVLKQTDVDVIVIPTQWRARDIIAEMTREGIATKSVMIEHDGGLVDFFAQSHPY, encoded by the coding sequence ATGAGTTGCGATCTGATCGAAGCGGTTTGCCCCGTTTGCTCGAACACCGTCGCCGCGCGCTTTTTCCCGGCAGGCGAGCAGACACTGGCGACGCTCGCGTGGCCCGGCTCCGCGGATGCTGCGCAAGCGCTGCCACGCCACGCGCAGGATTTCGTGCAGTGCCCGTCCTGTACGCACGTGTGGAATCACCGCTTCGAGTACGACGCGATTCCGTATCAAAGCAATCCGAACCGGATGTTCAACAACGGTAGCATCTGGAAAGGCCATCTCGCGGACACGCGCGATCTCGTGCTGTCGCGGCTGCCCGATGCGCCGAACGTCGTCGAGATCGGTTGCGGCGAAGGGCACTTCGTGCGCGGACTCGCGCAGGCACGGCCGGTTGGTCGCTTCATCGGCTTCGATCCGAATGTGACGCCTGAGACGGGATTGGGCGTCGAGTTTCATCCGCGCCTGTTCGAGCCGCTCGCGGACATGAAAGCGTTCCAGCCGGACGCCGTCGTGATTCGCCACGTGCTCGAGCATCTGACGGAACCGGCGCGGCTCGTCGAAGCGCTGGCGTGGGGCGCGGTGTCGACGGGCAAGGACAGCTGGCTGTTCGCCGAAGTGCCGTGCATCGACCGTGTGTTCGACACGCAGCGTCTCGCTGACTTCTTCTATGAGCATGTGTCGCACTTCACGACGGAATCGTTCCGCGCGCTGATGTCGCGCGCCGGCGAAATCGTCACGCTCGATCACGGCTACGACGGCGAAGTCGTCTACGCGCTCGTGAAGCTCGCGGTGCCCGCGCACGCGCGCTCGCGCGCGGAAGCCGCGACGCGTTTTGCCGCGCGCACCGTCACGAGCCGCGCGACCATCGCGCAGCAGTTGTCGCAATTGAGCGCGTCGGGCAAACGCGTTGCCATCTGGGGCGGCACGGGCAAGGCGGCGGCGTTCATCCATCACTTCGGCGCGGATGCCGTGCGCTTTCCGCTCGTCGTCGATTCGGACCCGGGCAAGGTCGGCACCTTCGTGCCCGGCACGGGCCAGCGGATCGAGTTCCGCGACGTGCTGAAGCAGACCGACGTCGACGTGATCGTGATTCCGACGCAATGGCGTGCCCGCGACATCATCGCCGAAATGACGCGCGAAGGTATCGCGACGAAGAGCGTGATGATCGAACACGACGGCGGTCTCGTCGATTTCTTCGCACAGTCGCATCCTTATTGA